The Oncorhynchus nerka isolate Pitt River linkage group LG12, Oner_Uvic_2.0, whole genome shotgun sequence genome includes a region encoding these proteins:
- the LOC135574134 gene encoding uncharacterized protein LOC135574134 produces the protein RAVVVVVVRAVLRAVVVVVVRAVVRAVVVVVVVVVVVVVVRAVVVVVVRAVLRAVVVVVVRAVVVVVVRAVVVVVVRAVVVVVVRAVVRAVVVVVVVVVVVVVVRAVVKGVVVVVVAVVRAVVVVVVVVVVVVVVRAVVVVVVVVVVVVVVRAVVVVVVRAVVRAVVVVVDSPRQTLTTAGQSTLDPDHVDTTAGQSTPDPDHGDITAGQSTPNPDHVDITAGQSTPDPDHVDITAGQSTPDPDHINITAGQSTPDPDHSRTVHTRP, from the exons agagcagtggtggtagtagtagttagaGCAGTATTaagagcagtagtggtagtagtagtaagagCAGTAGTAagagcagtagtggtagtggtggtagttgtagtagtggtagtagttgtaagagcagtggtggtagtagtagttagaGCAGTATTaagagcagtagtggtagtagtagtaagagcagtggtggtagtagtagttagagcagtagtggtagtagttgtaagagcagtggtggtagtagtagtaagagCAGTAGTAagagcagtagtggtagtggtggtagttgtagtagtggtagtagtagtaagagCAGTAGTGAAaggggtggtagtagtagtagtagcggtagtaagagcagtagtggtagtggtggtagttgtagtagtggtagtagtagtaagagcagtggtggtagtggtggtagtagtggtagtggtagtagtagtaagagcagtagtggtagtagttgtaagaGCAGTAGTAagagcagtagtggtagtggtg GACAGTCCACGCCAGACCCTGACCACAGCAGGACAGTCCACGCTAGACCCTGACCACGTCgacaccacagcaggacagtCCACGCCAGACCCTGACCACGGCGACATCACAGCAGGACAGTCCACACCAAACCCTGACCAcgtcgacatcacagcaggacagtccacaccagaccctgaccacgtcgacatcacagcaggacAGTCCACGCCagaccctgaccacatcaacatCACAGCAggacagtccacaccagaccctgaccacagcaggacagtccacaccagaccctga